In Cyprinus carpio isolate SPL01 chromosome A14, ASM1834038v1, whole genome shotgun sequence, a single window of DNA contains:
- the LOC109110157 gene encoding uncharacterized protein LOC109110157 isoform X5 has protein sequence MVRDTREYDLKIHKRIYNTQDDPLCRVKNDRMRMSDCDLYNNRPEVNIINGTVIINRVIRADSGNYRLTLVDSNGTETSRDLQVIVEAPIGSVEVSVICSSNQRSVSCSSDGDHIMYSWTLNGEILEQGPMNGNTTIQLNEGTDGDISCSVKNHVSHAQKTIRLKPCPGPTTAAVTSSLTSVSTQTSECGLDRFCSFNQSDPCYAALEHKLNLLMERDAGGYDLKIIKRINNNTNDPFCRIRYGKMRECGLYNNRPEVNIINGILIINRVIRAESGNYRLTLVHSDGTETSRDLQVIVEAPIGSVRVSIICSSSGVMRVFCSSEGDQLLYNWTLNGGPLMDGNSSIDLDEGTDGDISCSVKNHVSHAQETIRVKPCPGPTTAAVTSSLTSTSTQTPEYGTSFSSADTIQTQTQSPEEFLRMFLEFSLIALGCVALILILLFITICYVYKKKQLKSTQVPAGDTELIYADISHEKKSEKKNTESFLAADVEYSEVRTQTKRKKKKKEEEVQYGEVTFTPNHSNAPQQQLQEECVYSQVQRH, from the exons taacagaccTGAAGTGAACATCATTAATGGGACTGTGATAATAAACcgtgtgatcagagcagattcTGGGAATTACAGATTAACACTCGTTGACTCAAACGGCACagaaacatctagagatcttcaagtgattgttgaag ctcctattggctcagtggaagtgtcaGTCATCTGCTCCTCCAATCAGAGGTCAGTGTCCTGCTCATCTGACGGGGATCACATCATGTACAGCTGGACTCTGAATGGAGAAATACTAGAACAAGGACCAATGAATGGAAACACCACCATTCAGCTAAATGAGGGAACTGATGGAGACATCAGCTGCAGCGTGAAGAACCACGTCAGTCACgcacagaagaccattagactcaAACCCTGTCCTG gaCCAACTACTGCAGCTGTGACCTCTAG TTTGACCTCTGTATCGACACAGACATCAGAATGTG gtctgGATCGGTTCTGCAGTTTTAATCAATCTGATCCCTGTTACGCAGCTCTGGAacacaaactcaatctgctgATGGAGCGGGATGCTGGAGGATATGACCTGAAGATAATAAAGAGAATTAACAACAACACAAATGATCCATTTTGTAGAATAAGATACGGCAAGATGAGGGAATGTGGTCTTTATAATAACAGACCTGAAGTGAACATCATTAATGGGATTTTAATAATAAACCGTGTGATCAGAGCAGAATCTGGGAATTACAGATTAACACTCGTTCACTCAGACGGCACagaaacatctagagatcttcaagtgattgttgaag ctcctattggctcagtgagagtgtcaatcatctgctcctccaGTGGGGTGATGAGGgtgttctgctcctctgaggggGATCAGCTCCTCTACAACTGGACTCTGAATGGAGGTCCAttgatggatggaaacagcagcattgatctggatgagGGAACTGATGGAGACATCAGCTGCAGCGTGAAGAACCACGTCAGTCACGCACAGGAGACCATTAGAGTCAAACCCTGTCCTG GACCAACTACTGCAGCTGTGACCTCTAGTTTGACCTCTACGTCGACACAGACACCAGAATATGGTACGAGTTTCTCATCAGCAGATACGATTCAAACCCAAACTCAGAGCCCTGAAGAATTTCTACGAATGT ttttagaATTCTCTCTGATTGCTTTGGGCTGTGTTGCTCTGATCCTGATTCTGCTGTTCATCACCATATGTTACGTTTACAAGAAGAAGCAGCTCAAGTCAACACAAG TCCCTGCTGGAGATACAGAGCTCATATACGCTGATATCTCTCATGAGAAAAAGAGTGAAAAGAAGAATACAG AATCTTTCCTGGCTGCTGATGTGGAATACTCCGAGGTCCGAACGCAGacaaagaggaagaagaagaagaaggaggaggaggttCAGTACGGCGAGGTGACATTCACTCCGAACCACTCAAACGCTCCACAGCAGCAGCTTCAGGAGGAGTGTGTTTACTCGCAGGTACAGAGACACTAG
- the LOC109110157 gene encoding uncharacterized protein LOC109110157 isoform X2, with translation MLLLQTAACLEWNCSFDQSDPCYAALGDKLNLLMVDASKYDLQIKKRINNTADGPICRVKNDSMKMSQCDLYNNRPEVNVINGTVIINRVIRADSGNYRLTTLSLNGTETSRDLQVIVEAPIGSVEVSVICSSNQRSVSCSSDGDHIMYSWTLNGEILEQGPMNGNTTIQLNEGTDGDISCSVKNHVSHAQKTIRLKPCPGPTTAAVTSSLTSVSTQTSECGLDRFCSFNQSDPCYAALEHKLNLLMERDAGGYDLKIIKRINNNTNDPFCRIRYGKMRECGLYNNRPEVNIINGILIINRVIRAESGNYRLTLVHSDGTETSRDLQVIVEAPIGSVRVSIICSSSGVMRVFCSSEGDQLLYNWTLNGGPLMDGNSSIDLDEGTDGDISCSVKNHVSHAQETIRVKPCPGPTTAAVTSSLTSTSTQTPEYGTSFSSADTIQTQTQSPEEFLRMFLEFSLIALGCVALILILLFITICYVYKKKQLKSTQVPAGDTELIYADISHEKKSEKKNTESFLAADVEYSEVRTQTKRKKKKKEEEVQYGEVTFTPNHSNAPQQQLQEECVYSQVQRH, from the exons atgctgctgctgcaaactgctgcat gtctTGAGTGGAACTGCAGTTTTGATCAATCTGATCCCTGTTACGCAGCTCTGGGAGACAAACTCAATCTGCTGATGGTGGACGCTAGTAAATATGACCTGCagataaaaaagagaataaacaacACAGCAGATGGTCCAATTTGTAGAGTAAAGAATGACAGTATGAAGATGAGTCaatgtgatctttataataacagaccTGAAGTGAACGTCATTAATGGGACTGTGATAATAAACcgtgtgatcagagcagattcTGGGAATTACAGATTAACCACTCTTTCACTGAACGGCACagaaacatctagagatcttcaagtgattgttgaag ctcctattggctcagtggaagtgtcaGTCATCTGCTCCTCCAATCAGAGGTCAGTGTCCTGCTCATCTGACGGGGATCACATCATGTACAGCTGGACTCTGAATGGAGAAATACTAGAACAAGGACCAATGAATGGAAACACCACCATTCAGCTAAATGAGGGAACTGATGGAGACATCAGCTGCAGCGTGAAGAACCACGTCAGTCACgcacagaagaccattagactcaAACCCTGTCCTG gaCCAACTACTGCAGCTGTGACCTCTAG TTTGACCTCTGTATCGACACAGACATCAGAATGTG gtctgGATCGGTTCTGCAGTTTTAATCAATCTGATCCCTGTTACGCAGCTCTGGAacacaaactcaatctgctgATGGAGCGGGATGCTGGAGGATATGACCTGAAGATAATAAAGAGAATTAACAACAACACAAATGATCCATTTTGTAGAATAAGATACGGCAAGATGAGGGAATGTGGTCTTTATAATAACAGACCTGAAGTGAACATCATTAATGGGATTTTAATAATAAACCGTGTGATCAGAGCAGAATCTGGGAATTACAGATTAACACTCGTTCACTCAGACGGCACagaaacatctagagatcttcaagtgattgttgaag ctcctattggctcagtgagagtgtcaatcatctgctcctccaGTGGGGTGATGAGGgtgttctgctcctctgaggggGATCAGCTCCTCTACAACTGGACTCTGAATGGAGGTCCAttgatggatggaaacagcagcattgatctggatgagGGAACTGATGGAGACATCAGCTGCAGCGTGAAGAACCACGTCAGTCACGCACAGGAGACCATTAGAGTCAAACCCTGTCCTG GACCAACTACTGCAGCTGTGACCTCTAGTTTGACCTCTACGTCGACACAGACACCAGAATATGGTACGAGTTTCTCATCAGCAGATACGATTCAAACCCAAACTCAGAGCCCTGAAGAATTTCTACGAATGT ttttagaATTCTCTCTGATTGCTTTGGGCTGTGTTGCTCTGATCCTGATTCTGCTGTTCATCACCATATGTTACGTTTACAAGAAGAAGCAGCTCAAGTCAACACAAG TCCCTGCTGGAGATACAGAGCTCATATACGCTGATATCTCTCATGAGAAAAAGAGTGAAAAGAAGAATACAG AATCTTTCCTGGCTGCTGATGTGGAATACTCCGAGGTCCGAACGCAGacaaagaggaagaagaagaagaaggaggaggaggttCAGTACGGCGAGGTGACATTCACTCCGAACCACTCAAACGCTCCACAGCAGCAGCTTCAGGAGGAGTGTGTTTACTCGCAGGTACAGAGACACTAG
- the LOC109110157 gene encoding uncharacterized protein LOC109110157 isoform X1, with product MMLIFGLMLLLQTAACLEWNCSFDQSDPCYAALGDKLNLLMVDASKYDLQIKKRINNTADGPICRVKNDSMKMSQCDLYNNRPEVNVINGTVIINRVIRADSGNYRLTTLSLNGTETSRDLQVIVEAPIGSVEVSVICSSNQRSVSCSSDGDHIMYSWTLNGEILEQGPMNGNTTIQLNEGTDGDISCSVKNHVSHAQKTIRLKPCPGPTTAAVTSSLTSVSTQTSECGLDRFCSFNQSDPCYAALEHKLNLLMERDAGGYDLKIIKRINNNTNDPFCRIRYGKMRECGLYNNRPEVNIINGILIINRVIRAESGNYRLTLVHSDGTETSRDLQVIVEAPIGSVRVSIICSSSGVMRVFCSSEGDQLLYNWTLNGGPLMDGNSSIDLDEGTDGDISCSVKNHVSHAQETIRVKPCPGPTTAAVTSSLTSTSTQTPEYGTSFSSADTIQTQTQSPEEFLRMFLEFSLIALGCVALILILLFITICYVYKKKQLKSTQVPAGDTELIYADISHEKKSEKKNTESFLAADVEYSEVRTQTKRKKKKKEEEVQYGEVTFTPNHSNAPQQQLQEECVYSQVQRH from the exons atgatgctgatctttggactgatgctgctgctgcaaactgctgcat gtctTGAGTGGAACTGCAGTTTTGATCAATCTGATCCCTGTTACGCAGCTCTGGGAGACAAACTCAATCTGCTGATGGTGGACGCTAGTAAATATGACCTGCagataaaaaagagaataaacaacACAGCAGATGGTCCAATTTGTAGAGTAAAGAATGACAGTATGAAGATGAGTCaatgtgatctttataataacagaccTGAAGTGAACGTCATTAATGGGACTGTGATAATAAACcgtgtgatcagagcagattcTGGGAATTACAGATTAACCACTCTTTCACTGAACGGCACagaaacatctagagatcttcaagtgattgttgaag ctcctattggctcagtggaagtgtcaGTCATCTGCTCCTCCAATCAGAGGTCAGTGTCCTGCTCATCTGACGGGGATCACATCATGTACAGCTGGACTCTGAATGGAGAAATACTAGAACAAGGACCAATGAATGGAAACACCACCATTCAGCTAAATGAGGGAACTGATGGAGACATCAGCTGCAGCGTGAAGAACCACGTCAGTCACgcacagaagaccattagactcaAACCCTGTCCTG gaCCAACTACTGCAGCTGTGACCTCTAG TTTGACCTCTGTATCGACACAGACATCAGAATGTG gtctgGATCGGTTCTGCAGTTTTAATCAATCTGATCCCTGTTACGCAGCTCTGGAacacaaactcaatctgctgATGGAGCGGGATGCTGGAGGATATGACCTGAAGATAATAAAGAGAATTAACAACAACACAAATGATCCATTTTGTAGAATAAGATACGGCAAGATGAGGGAATGTGGTCTTTATAATAACAGACCTGAAGTGAACATCATTAATGGGATTTTAATAATAAACCGTGTGATCAGAGCAGAATCTGGGAATTACAGATTAACACTCGTTCACTCAGACGGCACagaaacatctagagatcttcaagtgattgttgaag ctcctattggctcagtgagagtgtcaatcatctgctcctccaGTGGGGTGATGAGGgtgttctgctcctctgaggggGATCAGCTCCTCTACAACTGGACTCTGAATGGAGGTCCAttgatggatggaaacagcagcattgatctggatgagGGAACTGATGGAGACATCAGCTGCAGCGTGAAGAACCACGTCAGTCACGCACAGGAGACCATTAGAGTCAAACCCTGTCCTG GACCAACTACTGCAGCTGTGACCTCTAGTTTGACCTCTACGTCGACACAGACACCAGAATATGGTACGAGTTTCTCATCAGCAGATACGATTCAAACCCAAACTCAGAGCCCTGAAGAATTTCTACGAATGT ttttagaATTCTCTCTGATTGCTTTGGGCTGTGTTGCTCTGATCCTGATTCTGCTGTTCATCACCATATGTTACGTTTACAAGAAGAAGCAGCTCAAGTCAACACAAG TCCCTGCTGGAGATACAGAGCTCATATACGCTGATATCTCTCATGAGAAAAAGAGTGAAAAGAAGAATACAG AATCTTTCCTGGCTGCTGATGTGGAATACTCCGAGGTCCGAACGCAGacaaagaggaagaagaagaagaaggaggaggaggttCAGTACGGCGAGGTGACATTCACTCCGAACCACTCAAACGCTCCACAGCAGCAGCTTCAGGAGGAGTGTGTTTACTCGCAGGTACAGAGACACTAG
- the LOC109110157 gene encoding uncharacterized protein LOC109110157 isoform X4: MMLIFGLMLLLQTAACLEWNCSFDQSDPCYAALGDKLNLLMVDASKYDLQIKKRINNTADGPICRVKNDSMKMSQCDLYNNRPEVNVINGTVIINRVIRADSGNYRLTTLSLNGTETSRDLQVIVEAPIGSVEVSVICSSNQRSVSCSSDGDHIMYSWTLNGEILEQGPMNGNTTIQLNEGTDGDISCSVKNHVSHAQKTIRLKPCPGPTTAAVTSSLTSVSTQTSECGLDRFCSFNQSDPCYAALEHKLNLLMERDAGGYDLKIIKRINNNTNDPFCRIRYGKMRECGLYNNRPEVNIINGILIINRVIRAESGNYRLTLVHSDGTETSRDLQVIVEAPIGSVRVSIICSSSGVMRVFCSSEGDQLLYNWTLNGGPLMDGNSSIDLDEGTDGDISCSVKNHVSHAQETIRVKPCPGPTTAAVTSSLTSTSTQTPEYVLEFSLIALGCVALILILLFITICYVYKKKQLKSTQVPAGDTELIYADISHEKKSEKKNTESFLAADVEYSEVRTQTKRKKKKKEEEVQYGEVTFTPNHSNAPQQQLQEECVYSQVQRH, encoded by the exons atgatgctgatctttggactgatgctgctgctgcaaactgctgcat gtctTGAGTGGAACTGCAGTTTTGATCAATCTGATCCCTGTTACGCAGCTCTGGGAGACAAACTCAATCTGCTGATGGTGGACGCTAGTAAATATGACCTGCagataaaaaagagaataaacaacACAGCAGATGGTCCAATTTGTAGAGTAAAGAATGACAGTATGAAGATGAGTCaatgtgatctttataataacagaccTGAAGTGAACGTCATTAATGGGACTGTGATAATAAACcgtgtgatcagagcagattcTGGGAATTACAGATTAACCACTCTTTCACTGAACGGCACagaaacatctagagatcttcaagtgattgttgaag ctcctattggctcagtggaagtgtcaGTCATCTGCTCCTCCAATCAGAGGTCAGTGTCCTGCTCATCTGACGGGGATCACATCATGTACAGCTGGACTCTGAATGGAGAAATACTAGAACAAGGACCAATGAATGGAAACACCACCATTCAGCTAAATGAGGGAACTGATGGAGACATCAGCTGCAGCGTGAAGAACCACGTCAGTCACgcacagaagaccattagactcaAACCCTGTCCTG gaCCAACTACTGCAGCTGTGACCTCTAG TTTGACCTCTGTATCGACACAGACATCAGAATGTG gtctgGATCGGTTCTGCAGTTTTAATCAATCTGATCCCTGTTACGCAGCTCTGGAacacaaactcaatctgctgATGGAGCGGGATGCTGGAGGATATGACCTGAAGATAATAAAGAGAATTAACAACAACACAAATGATCCATTTTGTAGAATAAGATACGGCAAGATGAGGGAATGTGGTCTTTATAATAACAGACCTGAAGTGAACATCATTAATGGGATTTTAATAATAAACCGTGTGATCAGAGCAGAATCTGGGAATTACAGATTAACACTCGTTCACTCAGACGGCACagaaacatctagagatcttcaagtgattgttgaag ctcctattggctcagtgagagtgtcaatcatctgctcctccaGTGGGGTGATGAGGgtgttctgctcctctgaggggGATCAGCTCCTCTACAACTGGACTCTGAATGGAGGTCCAttgatggatggaaacagcagcattgatctggatgagGGAACTGATGGAGACATCAGCTGCAGCGTGAAGAACCACGTCAGTCACGCACAGGAGACCATTAGAGTCAAACCCTGTCCTG GACCAACTACTGCAGCTGTGACCTCTAGTTTGACCTCTACGTCGACACAGACACCAGAATATG ttttagaATTCTCTCTGATTGCTTTGGGCTGTGTTGCTCTGATCCTGATTCTGCTGTTCATCACCATATGTTACGTTTACAAGAAGAAGCAGCTCAAGTCAACACAAG TCCCTGCTGGAGATACAGAGCTCATATACGCTGATATCTCTCATGAGAAAAAGAGTGAAAAGAAGAATACAG AATCTTTCCTGGCTGCTGATGTGGAATACTCCGAGGTCCGAACGCAGacaaagaggaagaagaagaagaaggaggaggaggttCAGTACGGCGAGGTGACATTCACTCCGAACCACTCAAACGCTCCACAGCAGCAGCTTCAGGAGGAGTGTGTTTACTCGCAGGTACAGAGACACTAG
- the LOC109110157 gene encoding uncharacterized protein LOC109110157 isoform X3, whose protein sequence is MMLIFGLMLLLQTAACLEWNCSFDQSDPCYAALGDKLNLLMVDASKYDLQIKKRINNTADGPICRVKNDSMKMSQCDLYNNRPEVNVINGTVIINRVIRADSGNYRLTTLSLNGTETSRDLQVIVEAPIGSVEVSVICSSNQRSVSCSSDGDHIMYSWTLNGEILEQGPMNGNTTIQLNEGTDGDISCSVKNHVSHAQKTIRLKPCPGLDRFCSFNQSDPCYAALEHKLNLLMERDAGGYDLKIIKRINNNTNDPFCRIRYGKMRECGLYNNRPEVNIINGILIINRVIRAESGNYRLTLVHSDGTETSRDLQVIVEAPIGSVRVSIICSSSGVMRVFCSSEGDQLLYNWTLNGGPLMDGNSSIDLDEGTDGDISCSVKNHVSHAQETIRVKPCPGPTTAAVTSSLTSTSTQTPEYGTSFSSADTIQTQTQSPEEFLRMFLEFSLIALGCVALILILLFITICYVYKKKQLKSTQVPAGDTELIYADISHEKKSEKKNTESFLAADVEYSEVRTQTKRKKKKKEEEVQYGEVTFTPNHSNAPQQQLQEECVYSQVQRH, encoded by the exons atgatgctgatctttggactgatgctgctgctgcaaactgctgcat gtctTGAGTGGAACTGCAGTTTTGATCAATCTGATCCCTGTTACGCAGCTCTGGGAGACAAACTCAATCTGCTGATGGTGGACGCTAGTAAATATGACCTGCagataaaaaagagaataaacaacACAGCAGATGGTCCAATTTGTAGAGTAAAGAATGACAGTATGAAGATGAGTCaatgtgatctttataataacagaccTGAAGTGAACGTCATTAATGGGACTGTGATAATAAACcgtgtgatcagagcagattcTGGGAATTACAGATTAACCACTCTTTCACTGAACGGCACagaaacatctagagatcttcaagtgattgttgaag ctcctattggctcagtggaagtgtcaGTCATCTGCTCCTCCAATCAGAGGTCAGTGTCCTGCTCATCTGACGGGGATCACATCATGTACAGCTGGACTCTGAATGGAGAAATACTAGAACAAGGACCAATGAATGGAAACACCACCATTCAGCTAAATGAGGGAACTGATGGAGACATCAGCTGCAGCGTGAAGAACCACGTCAGTCACgcacagaagaccattagactcaAACCCTGTCCTG gtctgGATCGGTTCTGCAGTTTTAATCAATCTGATCCCTGTTACGCAGCTCTGGAacacaaactcaatctgctgATGGAGCGGGATGCTGGAGGATATGACCTGAAGATAATAAAGAGAATTAACAACAACACAAATGATCCATTTTGTAGAATAAGATACGGCAAGATGAGGGAATGTGGTCTTTATAATAACAGACCTGAAGTGAACATCATTAATGGGATTTTAATAATAAACCGTGTGATCAGAGCAGAATCTGGGAATTACAGATTAACACTCGTTCACTCAGACGGCACagaaacatctagagatcttcaagtgattgttgaag ctcctattggctcagtgagagtgtcaatcatctgctcctccaGTGGGGTGATGAGGgtgttctgctcctctgaggggGATCAGCTCCTCTACAACTGGACTCTGAATGGAGGTCCAttgatggatggaaacagcagcattgatctggatgagGGAACTGATGGAGACATCAGCTGCAGCGTGAAGAACCACGTCAGTCACGCACAGGAGACCATTAGAGTCAAACCCTGTCCTG GACCAACTACTGCAGCTGTGACCTCTAGTTTGACCTCTACGTCGACACAGACACCAGAATATGGTACGAGTTTCTCATCAGCAGATACGATTCAAACCCAAACTCAGAGCCCTGAAGAATTTCTACGAATGT ttttagaATTCTCTCTGATTGCTTTGGGCTGTGTTGCTCTGATCCTGATTCTGCTGTTCATCACCATATGTTACGTTTACAAGAAGAAGCAGCTCAAGTCAACACAAG TCCCTGCTGGAGATACAGAGCTCATATACGCTGATATCTCTCATGAGAAAAAGAGTGAAAAGAAGAATACAG AATCTTTCCTGGCTGCTGATGTGGAATACTCCGAGGTCCGAACGCAGacaaagaggaagaagaagaagaaggaggaggaggttCAGTACGGCGAGGTGACATTCACTCCGAACCACTCAAACGCTCCACAGCAGCAGCTTCAGGAGGAGTGTGTTTACTCGCAGGTACAGAGACACTAG
- the LOC109110157 gene encoding uncharacterized protein LOC109110157 isoform X6: MVRDTREYDLKIHKRIYNTQDDPLCRVKNDRMRMSDCDLYNNRPEVNIINGTVIINRVIRADSGNYRLTLVDSNGTETSRDLQVIVEAPIGSVEVSIICSSSGGMRVFCSSEGDQLLYSWTLNGDPLMDGNSSIDLDEGTDGDISCSVKNHVSHAQKNIRLKPCPGPTTAAVTSSLTSVSTQTSECGLDRFCSFNQSDPCYAALEHKLNLLMERDAGGYDLKIIKRINNNTNDPFCRIRYGKMRECGLYNNRPEVNIINGILIINRVIRAESGNYRLTLVHSDGTETSRDLQVIVEAPIGSVRVSIICSSSGVMRVFCSSEGDQLLYNWTLNGGPLMDGNSSIDLDEGTDGDISCSVKNHVSHAQETIRVKPCPGPTTAAVTSSLTSTSTQTPEYGTSFSSADTIQTQTQSPEEFLRMFLEFSLIALGCVALILILLFITICYVYKKKQLKSTQVPAGDTELIYADISHEKKSEKKNTESFLAADVEYSEVRTQTKRKKKKKEEEVQYGEVTFTPNHSNAPQQQLQEECVYSQVQRH, from the exons taacagaccTGAAGTGAACATCATTAATGGGACTGTGATAATAAACcgtgtgatcagagcagattcTGGGAATTACAGATTAACACTCGTTGACTCAAACGGCACagaaacatctagagatcttcaagtgattgttgaag CTCCTATtggctcagtggaagtgtcaatcatctgctcctccaGTGGGGGGATGAGGgtgttctgctcctctgagggggatcagctcctctacagctggactctgaatggagatccactgatggatggaaacagcagcattgatctggatgagGGAACTGATGGAGACATCAGCTGCAGCGTGAAGAACCACGTCAGTCACGCACAGAAGAACATTAGACTTAAACCCTGTCCTG gaCCAACTACTGCAGCTGTGACCTCTAG TTTGACCTCTGTATCGACACAGACATCAGAATGTG gtctgGATCGGTTCTGCAGTTTTAATCAATCTGATCCCTGTTACGCAGCTCTGGAacacaaactcaatctgctgATGGAGCGGGATGCTGGAGGATATGACCTGAAGATAATAAAGAGAATTAACAACAACACAAATGATCCATTTTGTAGAATAAGATACGGCAAGATGAGGGAATGTGGTCTTTATAATAACAGACCTGAAGTGAACATCATTAATGGGATTTTAATAATAAACCGTGTGATCAGAGCAGAATCTGGGAATTACAGATTAACACTCGTTCACTCAGACGGCACagaaacatctagagatcttcaagtgattgttgaag ctcctattggctcagtgagagtgtcaatcatctgctcctccaGTGGGGTGATGAGGgtgttctgctcctctgaggggGATCAGCTCCTCTACAACTGGACTCTGAATGGAGGTCCAttgatggatggaaacagcagcattgatctggatgagGGAACTGATGGAGACATCAGCTGCAGCGTGAAGAACCACGTCAGTCACGCACAGGAGACCATTAGAGTCAAACCCTGTCCTG GACCAACTACTGCAGCTGTGACCTCTAGTTTGACCTCTACGTCGACACAGACACCAGAATATGGTACGAGTTTCTCATCAGCAGATACGATTCAAACCCAAACTCAGAGCCCTGAAGAATTTCTACGAATGT ttttagaATTCTCTCTGATTGCTTTGGGCTGTGTTGCTCTGATCCTGATTCTGCTGTTCATCACCATATGTTACGTTTACAAGAAGAAGCAGCTCAAGTCAACACAAG TCCCTGCTGGAGATACAGAGCTCATATACGCTGATATCTCTCATGAGAAAAAGAGTGAAAAGAAGAATACAG AATCTTTCCTGGCTGCTGATGTGGAATACTCCGAGGTCCGAACGCAGacaaagaggaagaagaagaagaaggaggaggaggttCAGTACGGCGAGGTGACATTCACTCCGAACCACTCAAACGCTCCACAGCAGCAGCTTCAGGAGGAGTGTGTTTACTCGCAGGTACAGAGACACTAG